One genomic window of Staphylococcus hsinchuensis includes the following:
- a CDS encoding Dps family protein gives MANNEDVVKVLNQQVANWTVAYTKLHNFHWFVKGPNFFSLHVKFEELYDEASQYIDDLAERILAVGGSPVATLKESLELSIVEEAEKSYKAEEMVEELSKDFTNISKQLDEAIEVAGNADDDVTEDMFIGMKTDIDKHNWMLKSYLA, from the coding sequence ATGGCAAATAATGAAGATGTAGTTAAAGTATTAAACCAACAAGTAGCAAACTGGACTGTAGCATATACTAAATTACACAATTTCCATTGGTTCGTAAAAGGACCTAATTTCTTTTCACTACACGTGAAATTTGAAGAATTATATGATGAAGCAAGCCAATATATAGATGATTTAGCTGAACGTATTTTAGCAGTAGGTGGAAGCCCAGTAGCAACATTAAAAGAAAGCTTAGAACTTTCAATTGTTGAAGAAGCGGAAAAATCTTATAAAGCAGAAGAAATGGTAGAAGAATTATCAAAAGACTTCACAAACATTTCTAAACAATTAGATGAAGCAATCGAAGTTGCTGGCAATGCTGATGATGATGTAACGGAAGATATGTTTATCGGTATGAAAACAGATATCGACAAACATAACTGGATGTTAAAATCTTATTTAGCGTAA
- the deoD gene encoding purine-nucleoside phosphorylase — translation MTNGTPHIQPKESKIAKTVLMPGDPLRAKYIADNYLEDVEQFNEVRNMFGYTGTYKGKEISVMGSGMGIPSIGIYSYELYNFFDVETIIRIGSCGALQENVNLYDIIIAQGASTNSNYVEQFNIPGHYAPLADFDLMLKAKQKADEIGATTHVGNILSSDTFYNADETFNDQWRRMGILGIEMESAGLYLNATYANKKALGVFTVSDHILRDEATTPEERQNAFTQMMEIALEIAE, via the coding sequence ATGACAAACGGTACACCTCATATTCAACCTAAAGAGTCAAAAATTGCCAAAACGGTATTAATGCCTGGCGATCCGCTACGTGCCAAATACATTGCTGACAATTATTTAGAAGATGTTGAGCAATTTAACGAAGTAAGAAATATGTTTGGTTATACTGGTACATATAAAGGTAAGGAAATCTCAGTAATGGGCTCAGGCATGGGTATACCGAGCATCGGTATTTATTCATATGAGCTATATAATTTCTTTGATGTTGAAACAATTATTCGTATTGGTTCATGCGGAGCTTTACAAGAAAATGTTAATTTATATGACATTATTATTGCTCAAGGAGCTTCAACAAATTCAAATTATGTAGAACAATTCAATATTCCAGGTCATTATGCACCGTTAGCTGACTTTGATTTAATGTTAAAAGCTAAACAAAAAGCAGACGAAATTGGTGCTACAACACACGTTGGTAATATTTTATCTTCAGATACTTTCTATAATGCAGATGAAACATTTAACGACCAATGGCGTCGTATGGGAATTTTAGGTATAGAAATGGAGTCAGCTGGTTTATATTTAAATGCAACTTATGCTAATAAAAAGGCATTAGGCGTATTTACTGTAAGTGATCATATATTAAGAGATGAAGCTACAACACCAGAAGAACGTCAAAATGCATTTACTCAAATGATGGAAATTGCATTAGAAATTGCTGAATAA
- the rbsK gene encoding ribokinase translates to MGNIVVIGSASIDLVVKTSVLPNTGETVMGDTFFTNPGGKGANQAIAAARLSDKVYMIGAVGEDAHGQQIIDNLKQNNVDTYFMDTIKNENSGTAHITLYENDNRIIVVPGANNYVTPENVLPKIKQFQAGDIIIMQQEIPEDTITAVVNYASNHGMKVILNPAPYRPLNPEIISKVDWLTPNESESQLLFNHKETQALAQLPNKLIITQGALGASFYNDSQYHIDGYRRDVIDTTGAGDTFNGALAVALNENKALADAIDFANLAASFSITDYGAQGAMPYRKDLD, encoded by the coding sequence ATGGGAAACATTGTAGTTATAGGTAGTGCATCAATTGATTTGGTGGTTAAGACATCAGTACTTCCAAATACAGGAGAAACTGTAATGGGAGATACCTTCTTTACTAATCCTGGTGGTAAAGGAGCTAACCAAGCTATAGCTGCAGCACGTTTAAGTGACAAAGTATATATGATTGGCGCAGTAGGCGAAGATGCGCATGGCCAACAGATTATTGATAATTTAAAACAAAATAATGTAGATACGTATTTTATGGATACAATTAAAAATGAAAACTCTGGTACTGCACATATCACATTATATGAAAATGACAATAGGATTATTGTAGTACCGGGTGCAAATAATTACGTAACACCTGAAAACGTATTGCCCAAGATTAAACAATTTCAAGCTGGTGATATCATAATAATGCAACAAGAAATTCCAGAAGACACCATTACAGCAGTAGTAAACTATGCATCGAATCACGGTATGAAAGTGATACTCAACCCTGCGCCATATCGTCCTTTAAATCCAGAAATTATTAGTAAAGTAGATTGGTTAACGCCAAATGAATCTGAAAGCCAGTTGCTCTTTAATCATAAAGAGACACAAGCTTTAGCACAATTACCAAATAAATTAATCATTACTCAAGGTGCTTTAGGTGCATCATTCTACAATGATTCTCAATATCATATAGATGGATATAGACGAGATGTTATTGATACTACAGGGGCTGGAGACACATTTAATGGTGCATTAGCAGTTGCTCTAAATGAGAATAAAGCATTGGCTGATGCGATTGATTTTGCCAATTTAGCTGCGAGTTTTTCAATAACTGACTATGGTGCTCAAGGAGCGATGCCATATAGGAAAGATTTAGATTAA
- the deoC gene encoding deoxyribose-phosphate aldolase gives MNYAQYIDHTLLKPDSTREQVDKIIEEAKQYHFKSVCLNPSHVAYAAEKLQDSDVLVCTVIGFPLGATTTEVKRFETENAIKNGASEIDMVINIGALKDGNYDDVQSDIEAVVKAAQQHTVKVIIETCLLTDEEKVKASELSKAAGAHFVKTSTGFAGGGATAEDVKLMKETVGDDLEVKASGGVRNLEDFNKMLEAGATRIGASAGVQIIQGLESNSDY, from the coding sequence ATGAACTATGCACAATATATCGATCACACTTTATTAAAACCTGATTCTACAAGAGAACAGGTGGATAAGATTATCGAAGAAGCGAAACAGTATCACTTTAAATCAGTATGCTTAAATCCGAGCCATGTGGCATATGCTGCTGAAAAGTTACAAGATAGTGATGTATTGGTATGTACAGTGATCGGCTTTCCATTAGGTGCTACGACAACTGAAGTTAAGCGTTTTGAAACGGAAAATGCAATCAAAAATGGCGCATCAGAAATCGATATGGTAATCAATATCGGTGCACTTAAAGATGGCAATTATGATGATGTTCAATCTGATATCGAAGCTGTTGTAAAGGCTGCTCAACAACATACAGTTAAAGTAATTATAGAAACATGTCTATTAACTGATGAGGAAAAGGTTAAAGCGAGTGAATTGAGTAAAGCAGCAGGTGCACATTTCGTTAAAACTTCAACTGGTTTTGCTGGCGGTGGTGCCACAGCTGAAGACGTTAAACTTATGAAAGAAACTGTAGGTGATGATTTAGAAGTCAAAGCTTCTGGTGGAGTAAGAAACTTAGAAGATTTCAATAAAATGTTAGAGGCAGGCGCTACAAGAATTGGTGCAAGCGCAGGCGTACAAATCATCCAAGGTTTGGAAAGTAATTCAGATTATTAA